The genomic region GGACGCCATCATCCTGAACCTGCAACGTGCCTGCGAGGCTGCGATCGACCTGGCCATGCATCGTGTTCGCGTGCATCGCCTCGGCGTGCCGCAGGAAAGCCGGGACGCCTTCTCGATGCTGGCGGGGGCGGGGCGCCTCGACCCGATCCTGGCCGGCAAGATGGCCAAGATGGTCGGTTTCCGAAACGTCGCCGTCCACGACTACCAATCGCTCAACCTCCGCATCGTCCAGGCCAT from Deltaproteobacteria bacterium harbors:
- a CDS encoding DUF86 domain-containing protein, giving the protein MVDDVSINKAAILERCVARVREEYAGDEANLFRDQTRQDAIILNLQRACEAAIDLAMHRVRVHRLGVPQESRDAFSMLAGAGRLDPILAGKMAKMVGFRNVAVHDYQSLNLRIVQAIVTEHLDDFLAFARWALQAEGT